One Comamonas endophytica DNA window includes the following coding sequences:
- a CDS encoding response regulator transcription factor has product MNALPVLMLTQDAALWHGWQRIAGPQWLPARGQRLADLQRWTQQGRSLVVLDAALPQLPAAGDAQWSALLQDARVLVLSNRPSDEEGRQLLAKGACGYGHAQSSAETLSQMLQSMAGGNIWMGRSLLQRLLRDVDARLPEPRNHWAVALSPREQEVARYASLGESNAEIAARMSISERTVRAHLSAVFEKLQVSDRLMLALKVHGIGRQQTA; this is encoded by the coding sequence ATGAATGCATTGCCGGTGCTGATGCTGACCCAGGACGCCGCGCTGTGGCATGGCTGGCAGCGGATTGCCGGCCCCCAGTGGCTGCCGGCGCGCGGCCAGCGCCTGGCCGACCTGCAGCGCTGGACGCAGCAGGGCCGCAGCCTGGTGGTGCTCGATGCCGCGCTGCCCCAGCTGCCGGCAGCCGGCGATGCGCAGTGGAGCGCACTGCTGCAGGACGCGAGGGTCCTGGTGCTGAGCAACCGCCCGAGCGATGAGGAGGGGCGCCAGCTGCTGGCCAAGGGCGCTTGCGGTTATGGGCATGCGCAGTCCAGTGCCGAAACGCTCTCGCAGATGCTGCAGAGCATGGCGGGCGGCAACATCTGGATGGGGCGCTCGCTGCTGCAGCGCCTGCTGCGCGATGTGGATGCGCGCCTGCCCGAGCCCCGGAACCACTGGGCCGTGGCGTTGTCTCCGCGCGAGCAGGAGGTGGCGCGCTATGCCTCGCTGGGCGAGAGCAACGCGGAGATTGCCGCTCGCATGTCGATCAGCGAGCGCACGGTGCGCGCGCATCTGTCGGCGGTCTTCGAGAAGCTGCAGGTCAGCGACCGCCTGATGCTGGCACTCAAGGTGCACGGCATAGGGCGTCAGCAGACGGCCTGA
- a CDS encoding HlyD family type I secretion periplasmic adaptor subunit, with translation MKQDKTTPAGQAVTTGAKRKTALRERSQQLSHWLLDDSRSVGTHDSGDLKADAQWAAGQQEARGSRLLIWVSLLALLALLLWAAFGHIDEVVRGQGKVVPSRQVQVVQSLDGGIVQEILVRPGERVEKDQVLLRIDPTRYSSSLGENRAELLALQAKAARLQALASGEAFNVPPALQTAAPQIVEQERRLWETRTQELNATVNIARDQLRQRQQELRESQANRDQATSSCNLTSEELRVTRPLLQSGAVSEVDLLRLQRDVARFCGEARAAGAQIGRIQAAIQEAERKIQESELTARNLARAELSETRGKLGTLEQGQLALQDRVRLAEVRSPVRGTVNTLMANTVGGVVQPGKDILDIVPLDDTLLMEVQINPRDIGFLHPGQEAEVKFSAYDFAIYGGLQGRLEQIGANTVTDEKGNSFYVVKVRTDRATVGDDSRPIIPGMQADVHILTGKRTLLQYLLKPILRTKSNALTER, from the coding sequence ATGAAGCAGGACAAAACAACTCCCGCCGGGCAGGCGGTGACAACCGGCGCGAAGAGGAAGACGGCGCTGCGCGAGCGCTCGCAGCAGCTCTCCCACTGGCTGCTCGACGACAGCCGGAGCGTGGGCACGCACGACAGCGGCGACCTCAAGGCCGATGCCCAGTGGGCAGCGGGCCAGCAGGAGGCGCGCGGATCGCGGCTGCTGATCTGGGTATCGCTGCTGGCGCTGCTGGCGCTGCTGCTGTGGGCAGCCTTCGGCCATATCGACGAGGTGGTGCGCGGGCAGGGCAAGGTCGTGCCCTCGCGCCAGGTGCAGGTGGTGCAAAGCCTCGATGGCGGCATCGTCCAGGAGATCCTGGTGCGCCCGGGCGAGCGCGTGGAAAAGGACCAGGTGCTGCTGCGCATCGATCCCACGCGCTACAGCTCCTCGCTGGGCGAGAACCGCGCCGAACTGCTGGCACTGCAGGCCAAGGCCGCGCGGCTGCAGGCGCTGGCCTCGGGCGAGGCCTTCAATGTGCCGCCCGCGCTGCAGACGGCCGCGCCGCAGATCGTGGAGCAGGAGCGGCGCCTGTGGGAGACCCGCACGCAGGAGCTCAACGCCACCGTCAACATCGCGCGCGACCAGCTGCGCCAGCGCCAGCAGGAGCTGCGCGAGAGCCAGGCCAACCGCGACCAGGCGACGTCGAGCTGCAACCTGACCTCGGAAGAGCTGCGGGTCACGCGGCCGCTGCTGCAGAGCGGGGCGGTGTCCGAAGTCGATCTGTTGCGGCTGCAGCGCGACGTGGCGCGGTTTTGCGGCGAGGCCCGTGCGGCCGGCGCGCAGATCGGCCGCATCCAGGCGGCCATCCAGGAAGCCGAACGCAAGATCCAGGAGTCTGAGCTGACGGCGCGCAACCTGGCGCGTGCCGAACTGTCCGAAACCCGCGGCAAGCTGGGCACGCTCGAGCAGGGCCAGCTGGCGCTGCAGGACCGCGTGCGGCTCGCGGAAGTGCGTTCGCCGGTGCGCGGCACCGTGAACACGCTGATGGCCAACACCGTCGGCGGCGTGGTGCAGCCGGGCAAGGACATCCTGGACATCGTGCCGCTCGACGACACGCTGCTGATGGAGGTGCAGATCAATCCGCGCGACATCGGCTTCCTGCACCCGGGCCAGGAGGCCGAGGTGAAGTTCTCCGCCTATGACTTCGCGATCTACGGCGGGCTGCAAGGCCGGCTCGAGCAGATCGGCGCCAACACCGTCACCGACGAGAAGGGCAATTCCTTCTATGTGGTGAAGGTACGCACCGACAGGGCCACGGTGGGCGACGACTCGCGCCCGATCATTCCCGGCATGCAGGCCGACGTGCACATCCTCACCGGCAAGCGCACGCTGCTGCAGTACCTGCTCAAGCCCATCCTGCGCACCAAATCCAATGCATTGACCGAGCGCTGA
- a CDS encoding type I secretion system permease/ATPase, protein MPEAGGGAHSDPLLECLVQLTHLHGNPYSAQALSNGLPLVDQRLTPSLLARAAARANFTTRIVQRGIEGVPEGLLPAILILDGNRACLLLKMLDNGRLLVQYPEIDSPVEVDRAALLQDYTGMMCFVRPQFRFEQRSVQKGLEPRSGHWFWAVVLDNRRLYRDALLAAILINLFALAMPLFSMNVYDRVVPNNAVETMWVLAIGISLVLVFNFVLSTARAYVVDSASKRVDVQLSAQIMERVLDLRMEARPASVGSFAANLRSFESVRDFIASASLTTLVDLPFVLLFLLALLWISPWMLIPPVVAILAILAVSFWAQARMESLTLKTFQAASQRNALLVESLTNLEAVKTLNAQSGVQRLWESSTQYIAYMGGKIKFISSGTVNFVQAMQQLVSVAVVIIGVYQVQDSALSMGGIIAASMIAGRTLAPFGQVAGLMMQFHNARTSLHSIDNYMKMPVEHGPEREYVARPDLRGAIEFRNVSFNYPGSDQAALAGVSFSVKPGERVGLIGRIGSGKTTLEKLVLGLYQPTEGAVLIDGVDARQIDPVDLRRAIGHVPQDPMLFYGSLKHNLLIGAPQAGEREMLHAARIAGVDDFAAHNPKGYGMNIGERGESLSGGQRQSIAVARALINDPPILLLDEPSSNLDNQSEAQLKRRLQEASEGKTVLLVTHRTALLTLVDRLIVIDGGRIVADGAKDQVIEALKQGRIGATGGRA, encoded by the coding sequence ATGCCCGAGGCCGGCGGCGGGGCGCATTCCGATCCGCTGCTGGAATGCCTGGTGCAGCTGACCCATCTGCATGGCAATCCCTATTCCGCGCAGGCGCTGAGCAATGGCCTGCCGCTAGTCGACCAGCGGCTGACGCCCTCGCTGCTGGCACGCGCCGCGGCGCGCGCGAATTTCACCACGCGCATCGTGCAGCGCGGGATCGAGGGCGTGCCCGAGGGGCTGCTGCCGGCGATACTGATCCTCGACGGCAACCGTGCCTGCCTGCTGCTCAAGATGCTGGACAACGGCCGGCTGCTGGTGCAGTACCCCGAGATCGACAGCCCGGTCGAGGTCGATCGCGCGGCGCTGCTGCAGGACTACACCGGCATGATGTGCTTCGTGCGCCCGCAGTTCCGCTTCGAGCAGCGCTCGGTGCAAAAGGGGCTGGAGCCGCGCAGCGGCCACTGGTTCTGGGCCGTGGTGCTGGACAACCGGCGCCTGTACCGCGACGCGCTGCTGGCGGCGATCCTGATCAACCTGTTCGCGCTGGCCATGCCGCTGTTCAGCATGAACGTCTACGACCGTGTCGTGCCCAACAACGCGGTCGAGACGATGTGGGTGCTGGCCATCGGCATCTCGCTGGTGCTGGTCTTCAATTTCGTGCTGAGCACGGCGCGCGCCTACGTGGTCGATTCGGCCAGCAAGCGCGTGGACGTGCAGCTGTCGGCGCAGATCATGGAGCGCGTGCTCGACCTGCGCATGGAGGCCCGCCCGGCCTCCGTGGGCTCCTTTGCCGCCAACCTGCGCTCCTTCGAGTCGGTGCGCGATTTCATTGCCTCGGCCAGCCTGACGACGCTGGTCGACCTGCCTTTCGTGCTGCTGTTCCTGCTGGCGCTGCTGTGGATTTCGCCGTGGATGCTGATTCCTCCGGTGGTGGCGATCCTCGCCATCCTGGCGGTGTCCTTCTGGGCACAGGCGCGCATGGAAAGCCTCACGCTCAAGACCTTCCAGGCGGCGTCGCAGCGCAATGCGCTGCTGGTCGAGTCGCTGACCAATCTGGAGGCCGTGAAGACGCTCAATGCCCAGAGCGGCGTGCAGCGCCTGTGGGAGAGCTCGACCCAGTACATCGCGTACATGGGCGGCAAGATCAAGTTCATCTCCTCGGGCACGGTGAACTTCGTGCAGGCCATGCAGCAGCTGGTGAGCGTGGCGGTGGTGATCATCGGCGTGTACCAGGTGCAGGATTCGGCGCTGTCGATGGGCGGCATCATCGCCGCGTCGATGATTGCCGGGCGCACCCTCGCGCCCTTCGGCCAGGTGGCGGGGCTGATGATGCAGTTCCACAATGCGCGCACCTCGCTGCATTCCATCGACAACTACATGAAGATGCCGGTGGAGCACGGGCCGGAGCGCGAATACGTGGCGCGGCCGGACCTGCGCGGCGCCATCGAATTCCGCAACGTCAGCTTCAACTATCCAGGCAGCGACCAGGCCGCTCTCGCGGGCGTGAGCTTTTCCGTCAAGCCCGGCGAACGCGTGGGCCTGATCGGCCGCATCGGCTCGGGCAAGACGACGCTGGAGAAGCTGGTGCTGGGCCTGTACCAGCCCACCGAAGGCGCGGTGCTGATCGATGGCGTGGATGCGCGCCAGATCGATCCGGTGGACCTGCGCCGCGCCATCGGCCATGTGCCGCAGGACCCGATGCTGTTCTACGGCAGCCTCAAGCACAACCTGCTGATCGGCGCGCCGCAGGCGGGCGAGCGCGAGATGCTGCACGCGGCGCGCATTGCCGGCGTGGATGATTTTGCGGCGCACAACCCCAAGGGCTACGGCATGAACATCGGCGAGCGCGGCGAGTCGCTTTCGGGCGGCCAGCGCCAGTCGATCGCGGTGGCGCGCGCCCTCATCAACGATCCTCCGATCCTGCTGCTCGACGAACCCAGCAGCAACCTGGACAACCAGAGCGAAGCCCAGCTCAAGCGCCGGCTGCAGGAAGCCTCCGAAGGCAAGACGGTGCTGCTGGTGACGCACCGCACGGCGCTGCTGACCCTGGTGGACCGCCTGATCGTGATCGACGGCGGCCGCATCGTCGCCGATGGCGCCAAGGACCAGGTCATCGAAGCCCTGAAGCAAGGCCGCATTGGCGCAACCGGAGGCCGGGCATGA
- a CDS encoding TolC family outer membrane protein — MKFKQIAQVAASLGLASGAAGSWAQDTLTMQQADAQGLAVQKVVEKVLMTHPEIQVRFQDLNSSLEGQNVARGALRPQVTAQGWVGREWRSNTEAGADSDWNRNGWNLQLRQLIFDGFTTNSGVRQLGFEKLSKFYDLRATTESLANEAVGAYLDVQRYREMERLARDNFTTHQVTLGQLRERQQSGVGRGVDLEQSSGRVSLAQSNLMTETNNLNDVMQRYRRVVGEYPAADLAPVPEVTDRLIVPAVTRDFGDALRANPQLLSKQALFQAAQAGQKAAQGAHLPKVEFVASTGRDREQSTPAYWNQQSSRVQVMLTYNLSRGGADEARVRQTIAQGYAAQDLRDYTCRNLAQEMSITWNNIARLRQQTPFLQEHVLSTSKVRVAYQQQFRIGQRSLLDLLNTENELFDAQRALVNAQYDLKKAEYQWLALSSEILPVLGLAQPHSTSRPDEQQALTLPDDMLRSCNASVPDTTNLMPVSATVSENVAPVQTAQAAQPLLKMTRRIAIP; from the coding sequence ATGAAGTTCAAGCAGATTGCCCAGGTGGCGGCATCGTTGGGTCTGGCGTCGGGCGCCGCGGGAAGCTGGGCGCAGGACACGTTGACCATGCAGCAGGCCGATGCCCAGGGCCTGGCCGTGCAGAAGGTGGTCGAGAAGGTGTTGATGACGCACCCCGAGATCCAGGTGCGCTTCCAGGATCTGAACTCCTCCCTGGAAGGCCAGAACGTCGCGCGCGGCGCGCTGCGGCCGCAGGTCACCGCCCAGGGTTGGGTGGGCCGCGAATGGCGCAGCAATACCGAGGCCGGGGCCGACTCGGACTGGAACCGCAACGGCTGGAATCTCCAGTTGCGCCAGCTGATCTTCGATGGCTTCACCACCAACAGCGGGGTGCGCCAGCTGGGTTTCGAGAAGCTGTCCAAGTTCTACGACCTGCGGGCGACGACCGAGTCGCTGGCCAACGAGGCCGTCGGTGCCTATCTGGATGTGCAGCGCTACCGAGAGATGGAACGGCTTGCGCGCGACAATTTCACCACGCACCAGGTGACGCTCGGCCAACTGCGCGAGCGCCAGCAGTCGGGGGTGGGGCGGGGCGTGGACCTGGAGCAGTCCAGTGGCCGCGTATCTCTGGCCCAGTCCAACCTGATGACCGAGACCAACAATCTCAACGACGTGATGCAGCGCTACCGACGCGTGGTCGGCGAGTACCCGGCGGCGGACCTTGCGCCGGTGCCGGAAGTCACCGACCGGCTGATCGTGCCTGCCGTGACCCGGGATTTTGGCGATGCGCTGCGCGCCAACCCCCAGCTGCTGTCCAAGCAGGCCCTGTTCCAGGCCGCGCAGGCGGGGCAGAAGGCGGCGCAGGGCGCGCACCTGCCCAAGGTCGAGTTCGTGGCTTCCACCGGCCGCGATCGCGAACAGTCGACGCCTGCGTACTGGAACCAGCAGAGTTCGCGGGTGCAGGTCATGTTGACCTACAACCTGTCGCGTGGCGGTGCGGACGAGGCACGCGTTCGCCAGACCATTGCACAGGGCTATGCGGCCCAGGACCTGCGCGACTACACCTGCCGCAATCTGGCGCAGGAAATGTCCATCACCTGGAACAATATCGCGCGCCTGCGCCAGCAGACGCCGTTCCTGCAGGAGCACGTGCTGTCCACGTCGAAGGTGCGCGTCGCGTACCAGCAGCAGTTCAGGATCGGGCAGCGCTCGCTGCTGGACCTGCTCAACACGGAAAACGAACTGTTCGATGCGCAGCGCGCGCTGGTGAACGCGCAGTACGACCTGAAGAAAGCCGAGTACCAGTGGCTGGCGCTGTCGAGCGAGATCCTGCCGGTGCTCGGTCTGGCCCAGCCGCATTCCACGAGCCGTCCCGATGAGCAGCAGGCGCTGACGCTGCCCGACGATATGCTGCGCAGCTGCAATGCTTCCGTGCCCGACACCACGAATCTGATGCCCGTGTCCGCGACGGTCTCGGAGAATGTGGCGCCCGTGCAGACGGCACAGGCGGCACAGCCTCTGCTGAAGATGACGCGCAGGATCGCAATTCCTTAA
- a CDS encoding extensin family protein, with translation MKFLAALLLAFGIGYWSHDRFWTLPDHLNPWVPLSFDTAPGWLTGYKLQRLKSDPAACQAFMSGTPWRYQAVPDRDTGQGCGFSNAIQVRQTSIALSSSFTLSCPAAASLALWERHVLQPAAQATLGTGVRRIEHLGSYSCRNVYGREAGNRSQHATANALDIAGFTLDDGRRISVARQWQGDAPAATFLREVHQGACRFFNGVLGPEYNQAHADHFHLDSGRYRICR, from the coding sequence ATGAAATTTCTTGCTGCCTTGCTGCTTGCCTTCGGAATCGGATATTGGTCGCACGACCGCTTCTGGACTCTTCCTGACCATCTCAACCCATGGGTGCCCCTGAGCTTCGATACGGCGCCCGGCTGGCTCACCGGCTACAAGCTGCAGCGCCTGAAGTCCGACCCGGCCGCATGCCAGGCCTTCATGTCCGGCACGCCCTGGCGCTACCAGGCCGTGCCGGACCGCGACACCGGACAGGGCTGCGGCTTCAGCAATGCCATCCAGGTGCGCCAGACTTCCATCGCGCTGAGCTCCAGCTTCACCTTGAGCTGCCCTGCCGCGGCATCGCTTGCCTTGTGGGAGCGTCATGTGCTGCAGCCCGCCGCCCAGGCGACGCTGGGCACCGGCGTGCGCAGGATCGAGCATCTGGGCAGCTACTCCTGCCGCAATGTCTATGGTCGAGAGGCTGGCAACCGCAGCCAGCATGCGACCGCCAACGCCCTGGACATCGCCGGCTTCACGCTCGACGACGGCCGGCGCATCAGCGTGGCGCGCCAGTGGCAGGGCGACGCGCCCGCCGCCACCTTCCTGCGCGAGGTGCACCAGGGCGCATGCCGCTTCTTCAACGGCGTGCTGGGTCCGGAATACAACCAAGCGCACGCCGACCACTTCCATCTGGACAGTGGCCGGTACAGGATCTGCAGATAG
- a CDS encoding RelA/SpoT family protein gives MKSGLTIAPGTEEGGSVPQLIKATASSVPDQADALARARAFAEPLLAGETMASGENTLAHADAVAAILKGIGGSETMQAACYLVHASFHLNRPQEVISKAFGENFATLAVETTKLMRVQQQARNAENSSQHVDDAAAQTETVRKMLLGFSRDLRVVLLRLASRLQTLRFYAASKNPVSPSTAREALHVFAPLANRLGIWQIKWELEDLSFRFLEPDTYREIARLLDEKRTEREVFMEQLRSRLESDLRAYSISATVQGRPKHIYSIVKKMRGKSLNFDQVFDIRALRVVVPTIKDCYTALSWVHERFTPIEAEFDDYIARPKANGYQSLHTVVRDENGRAIEIQIRTQAMHDHAENGVAAHWAYKEAGAKGYAGVSASSEYDAKIAVLRQLLAWGSDLAGTPSHRGLFEDRIYVLTPDAAVIELPQGATPVDFAYSVHTSLGHRCRGARVDGAMVPLNTPLQNGQTVEITAVKEDRPSRDWLNADLGYLVSHRARAKVRAWFNAQATHETVARGREAVEKLLQREGKTSVKLDDLAVQLGFKSADALFEVVGKDEYSLRNIEAVLRPPEPEEEEEAFSPVRKARGSDTVPKGGVLVVGIDSLMTQLAKCCKPAPPDDIRGFVTRGKGVSVHRSDCSNFREMAARNSERVIDVDWGTPKAAAGAAVYPVDVSVEATDRQGLLRDISDVFAREKTNVIGVQTQSVKGTAWMTFTVEVSDSGRLNRVLGIVAGVSGVRAARRR, from the coding sequence ATGAAAAGCGGCTTGACCATCGCCCCCGGCACGGAGGAGGGGGGCAGCGTCCCCCAGCTGATCAAGGCCACCGCCAGCAGCGTGCCCGACCAGGCCGATGCGCTGGCGCGCGCGCGCGCCTTTGCCGAGCCGCTGCTGGCGGGCGAAACCATGGCCTCGGGCGAGAACACGCTGGCCCATGCCGACGCGGTGGCCGCCATCCTCAAGGGCATCGGCGGCTCCGAGACCATGCAGGCGGCCTGCTATCTGGTGCACGCGAGCTTCCACCTGAACCGGCCGCAGGAGGTGATCTCCAAGGCCTTCGGCGAGAATTTCGCGACGCTGGCGGTGGAGACCACCAAGCTGATGCGCGTGCAGCAGCAGGCGCGCAATGCCGAGAACAGCTCCCAGCATGTCGATGACGCGGCGGCGCAGACCGAGACCGTGCGCAAGATGCTGCTGGGCTTCTCGCGCGACCTGCGCGTGGTGCTCCTGCGCCTGGCCTCGCGCCTGCAGACGCTGCGCTTCTATGCCGCCAGCAAGAACCCGGTGTCGCCCAGCACCGCGCGCGAGGCGCTGCACGTGTTCGCGCCGCTGGCCAACCGTCTGGGGATCTGGCAGATCAAGTGGGAGCTCGAGGACCTGTCCTTCCGCTTCCTGGAGCCCGACACCTACCGCGAGATCGCGCGGCTGCTCGACGAGAAGCGCACCGAGCGCGAGGTCTTCATGGAGCAGCTGCGCAGCCGCCTGGAAAGCGACCTGCGTGCCTACAGCATCAGCGCCACCGTGCAGGGCCGGCCCAAGCACATCTACAGCATCGTCAAGAAGATGCGCGGCAAGTCGCTGAACTTCGACCAGGTGTTCGACATCCGCGCGCTGCGCGTGGTGGTGCCGACCATCAAGGACTGCTACACGGCGCTGTCGTGGGTGCACGAGCGCTTCACGCCCATCGAGGCCGAGTTCGACGACTACATCGCGCGGCCCAAGGCCAATGGCTACCAGTCGCTGCACACCGTGGTGCGCGACGAGAACGGCCGCGCGATCGAGATCCAGATCCGCACCCAGGCCATGCACGACCATGCCGAAAATGGCGTGGCGGCGCACTGGGCCTACAAGGAGGCCGGTGCCAAGGGCTATGCGGGGGTCAGCGCCAGCAGCGAATACGACGCCAAGATCGCGGTGCTGCGCCAGCTGCTGGCCTGGGGCAGCGATCTGGCGGGCACACCTTCGCACCGCGGGCTGTTCGAAGACCGCATCTATGTGCTCACGCCCGATGCGGCGGTCATCGAGCTGCCCCAGGGCGCCACGCCCGTGGATTTCGCCTACTCGGTGCACACCAGCCTGGGCCACCGCTGCCGCGGCGCGCGCGTCGATGGCGCGATGGTGCCGCTGAACACGCCGCTGCAAAACGGCCAGACCGTGGAGATCACCGCCGTCAAGGAGGACCGCCCCTCGCGCGACTGGCTCAATGCGGACCTGGGCTATCTCGTCAGCCACCGTGCGCGCGCCAAGGTGCGCGCCTGGTTCAATGCCCAGGCCACCCACGAGACAGTGGCGCGCGGGCGCGAAGCCGTCGAGAAGCTGCTGCAGCGCGAAGGCAAGACCTCGGTCAAGCTCGACGACCTCGCGGTGCAGCTGGGCTTCAAGTCTGCCGATGCGCTGTTCGAGGTGGTGGGCAAGGACGAATACTCGCTGCGCAACATCGAGGCCGTGCTGCGCCCGCCCGAGCCCGAGGAGGAGGAGGAAGCCTTCTCGCCGGTGCGCAAGGCGCGCGGCAGCGACACCGTGCCCAAGGGCGGGGTGCTGGTGGTGGGCATCGACTCGCTGATGACGCAGCTGGCCAAGTGCTGCAAGCCCGCGCCCCCTGACGACATCCGCGGTTTCGTCACGCGCGGCAAGGGCGTGAGCGTGCACCGCAGCGACTGCTCCAACTTCCGCGAGATGGCCGCGCGCAACAGCGAGCGCGTGATCGACGTGGACTGGGGCACGCCCAAGGCGGCGGCGGGTGCCGCGGTCTACCCGGTTGACGTATCGGTCGAGGCCACCGACCGCCAGGGCCTGCTGCGCGACATCTCCGATGTCTTCGCACGCGAGAAGACGAATGTCATCGGCGTGCAGACCCAGTCGGTGAAGGGCACGGCCTGGATGACCTTCACGGTGGAGGTGTCCGACTCGGGCCGGCTGAACCGGGTGCTCGGCATCGTGGCCGGCGTTTCCGGGGTGCGCGCCGCGCGCCGGCGCTGA